From the Kitasatospora viridis genome, one window contains:
- a CDS encoding NHL domain-containing thioredoxin family protein translates to MASRARVRAPELVGEGGWLNTGGKDLTLADLRGKIVIADFWTFCCINCLHVLDELRELEEKHRDTVVIVGVHSPKFVHEADHQAVVDAVARYEVEHPVLDDPALVTWKQYAVRAWPTLVVIDPEGYVVAQHAGEGHAHAIERLVEELEQEHAAKGTLRRGDGPYVPPEPVAGALKFPGKAVRLPGGGFLVADSGHHSLVELAADGETVLRRIGDGERGLVDGAAPRFSEPQGLALVPEGLELGYDVVVADTVNHALRGLRLADGSVTTLAGTGRQWWQGSPTSGPATGVDLSSPWDVAFFDGRVWIAMAGVHQLWAFDPAAGTVAVAAGTTNEGLVDGPSAEAWFAQPSGLAVSPDGEKLWVADSETSAVRWVSRETNEVRTAVGTGLFDFGHRDGAAGQALLQHPLGVTALPDGSVAIADTYNHALRRFDPRSGEVTTLATDLREPSGAVLVDGDIVVVESARHRLTRLRLPEEAVQVESVAHRTQRAATEVAPGTLRLDVVFSAPTGQKLDERYGPSTRLLVSATPPELLVSGAGADTALSRELVLSAELTEGVLHVSAMAASCDDDPDIEYPACHVHQQDWGVPVKLVAGGASRLPLVLAGLE, encoded by the coding sequence ATGGCTTCTCGTGCACGTGTCCGCGCCCCCGAGCTCGTCGGTGAGGGCGGTTGGCTGAACACCGGTGGCAAGGATCTGACCCTGGCGGACCTCCGGGGCAAGATCGTGATCGCCGACTTCTGGACCTTCTGCTGCATCAACTGTCTGCACGTACTGGACGAGTTGCGGGAGCTGGAGGAGAAACACCGCGACACCGTGGTGATCGTGGGGGTGCACTCGCCGAAGTTCGTGCACGAGGCCGACCACCAGGCGGTGGTGGACGCGGTGGCGCGGTACGAGGTGGAGCACCCGGTGCTGGACGACCCGGCGCTGGTGACCTGGAAGCAGTACGCGGTGCGGGCCTGGCCGACGTTGGTGGTGATCGACCCCGAGGGGTACGTGGTCGCGCAGCACGCCGGCGAGGGGCACGCGCACGCGATCGAGCGGCTGGTGGAGGAGCTGGAGCAGGAGCACGCGGCCAAGGGCACGCTGCGCCGCGGCGACGGGCCGTACGTGCCGCCGGAGCCGGTGGCCGGGGCGCTGAAGTTCCCCGGCAAGGCGGTGCGGCTGCCCGGTGGCGGCTTCCTGGTGGCGGACTCCGGCCACCACTCGCTGGTGGAGCTGGCCGCGGACGGCGAGACGGTGCTGCGCCGGATCGGCGACGGCGAGCGCGGGCTGGTGGACGGTGCCGCGCCCCGGTTCAGCGAGCCGCAGGGGCTGGCCCTGGTGCCCGAGGGCCTGGAGCTCGGCTACGACGTGGTGGTGGCCGACACGGTCAACCACGCGCTGCGCGGCCTGCGGCTGGCCGACGGCTCGGTGACCACGCTGGCCGGCACCGGCCGCCAGTGGTGGCAGGGCTCGCCGACCAGCGGCCCGGCGACCGGGGTGGACCTCTCCTCGCCGTGGGACGTGGCCTTCTTCGACGGCCGGGTGTGGATCGCGATGGCCGGCGTGCACCAGCTCTGGGCCTTCGACCCGGCCGCCGGCACGGTCGCCGTGGCGGCCGGCACCACCAACGAGGGCCTGGTGGACGGCCCGTCCGCCGAGGCCTGGTTCGCCCAGCCGTCCGGGCTGGCGGTCTCCCCGGACGGCGAGAAGCTCTGGGTGGCCGACTCCGAGACCTCCGCCGTGCGGTGGGTTTCACGTGAAACCAACGAGGTCCGCACCGCGGTCGGGACCGGCCTGTTCGACTTCGGCCACCGGGACGGCGCGGCCGGCCAGGCGCTGCTCCAGCACCCGTTGGGCGTCACCGCGCTGCCGGACGGCTCGGTGGCGATCGCCGACACCTACAACCACGCGCTGCGCCGCTTCGACCCGCGCAGCGGCGAGGTGACCACCCTGGCCACCGACCTGCGCGAGCCCTCCGGCGCGGTGCTGGTGGACGGGGACATCGTGGTGGTGGAGTCGGCCCGGCACCGGCTGACCCGGCTGCGGCTCCCCGAGGAGGCGGTGCAGGTCGAGTCGGTCGCCCACCGCACCCAGCGCGCCGCCACCGAGGTGGCCCCCGGCACGCTCCGGCTGGACGTGGTCTTCTCCGCCCCGACCGGCCAGAAGCTGGACGAGCGCTACGGCCCCTCGACCCGGCTGCTGGTCAGCGCGACCCCGCCCGAGCTGCTGGTCTCCGGCGCGGGTGCGGACACCGCGCTCTCCCGCGAGCTGGTGCTCTCCGCGGAGCTGACCGAGGGCGTGCTGCACGTCTCGGCGATGGCCGCCTCCTGCGACGACGACCCGGACATCGAGTACCCGGCCTGCCACGTGCACCAGCAGGACTGGGGCGTGCCGGTGAAGCTGGTGGCCGGTGGCGCGAGCCGGCTGCCGCTGGTGCTCGCCGGCCTGGAGTAG
- a CDS encoding GNAT family N-acetyltransferase produces MSAQTPAPVTLTGRHVRLEPLAPGHTADLFAAAGGDEEVFRWLGWAEPRTEAEMAAVVDGYLGTEGCVAFAVIATDGPAARAVGVTCFYDANPAQEWVEIGGTWYGRAVWRTAVNTESKLLLLTHAFEELGMGRVMWKTDNLNERSQNAIRRLGAQHEGTFRRARRRKDGSWRDSVYFAMLAEEWPAARERLSGALAARG; encoded by the coding sequence ATGAGCGCACAGACTCCCGCCCCCGTCACCCTGACCGGCCGCCACGTCCGCCTGGAGCCGCTGGCCCCCGGGCACACCGCCGACCTGTTCGCCGCCGCCGGCGGGGACGAGGAGGTGTTCCGCTGGCTGGGCTGGGCCGAGCCGCGCACCGAGGCGGAGATGGCCGCGGTGGTCGACGGCTACCTCGGCACGGAGGGCTGCGTCGCCTTCGCCGTCATCGCCACCGACGGCCCGGCGGCCCGCGCGGTCGGCGTCACCTGCTTCTACGACGCCAACCCCGCGCAGGAGTGGGTGGAGATCGGCGGCACCTGGTACGGCCGCGCCGTCTGGCGCACCGCCGTCAACACCGAGTCCAAGCTGCTGCTGCTCACCCACGCCTTCGAGGAGCTCGGCATGGGCCGGGTGATGTGGAAGACCGACAACCTCAACGAGCGCTCGCAGAACGCCATCCGCCGCCTCGGCGCCCAGCACGAGGGCACCTTCCGCCGGGCCCGCCGCCGCAAGGACGGCAGCTGGCGGGACAGCGTCTACTTCGCGATGCTCGCCGAGGAGTGGCCGGCGGCGCGCGAGCGGCTGTCCGGCGCGCTGGCCGCCCGGGGCTGA
- a CDS encoding aminoglycoside 3'-phosphotransferase, whose protein sequence is MRIDSPQGPLVVPEAVLALADGDTIEGVWRNEAGGLTFRLGERFVKWAPSGSGLDLAAEAPRLGWAGRFARVPRVLGQGAEAAGQWLLTAALPGGMAVLDEWKREPATAVRAIGRGLRALHEALPVEDCPFDWSTGTRLARARRGSGPADWHPEHRHLGTAERALALLADPPPVDRLVVCHGDACAPNTLIGPDGEFAGHVDLGALGLADRWADLAVATWSTNWNYGPGWELPLLAAYGVEPDPVRTAYYRLLWDLT, encoded by the coding sequence ATGAGGATCGATTCACCGCAGGGACCGCTGGTGGTGCCCGAGGCCGTGCTCGCGCTGGCCGACGGGGACACGATCGAGGGGGTGTGGCGCAACGAGGCCGGCGGGCTGACCTTCCGGCTGGGGGAGCGGTTCGTGAAGTGGGCGCCGTCCGGGAGCGGGCTGGACCTGGCGGCGGAGGCGCCGCGGCTCGGCTGGGCCGGGCGGTTCGCGAGGGTGCCCCGGGTGCTCGGGCAGGGGGCGGAGGCGGCGGGGCAGTGGCTGCTGACCGCGGCGCTGCCCGGCGGGATGGCGGTGCTGGACGAGTGGAAGCGGGAGCCGGCCACCGCGGTGCGGGCGATCGGGCGCGGGCTGCGCGCGCTGCACGAGGCGCTGCCGGTCGAGGACTGCCCGTTCGACTGGTCGACGGGGACCCGGCTGGCCAGGGCCCGCCGGGGGAGCGGGCCGGCCGACTGGCACCCGGAGCACCGCCACCTCGGCACCGCCGAGCGCGCGCTGGCCCTGCTCGCCGATCCGCCGCCGGTGGACCGGCTGGTGGTCTGCCACGGCGACGCCTGCGCGCCCAACACCCTGATCGGCCCGGACGGCGAGTTCGCCGGCCACGTGGACCTCGGCGCCCTCGGCCTGGCCGACCGCTGGGCCGACCTGGCCGTCGCCACCTGGAGCACCAACTGGAACTACGGCCCCGGCTGGGAGCTGCCGCTGCTGGCCGCCTACGGGGTCGAGCCCGATCCGGTCCGCACCGCCTACTACCGGCTGCTCTGGGACCTGACCTGA
- a CDS encoding acyl-CoA dehydrogenase, with amino-acid sequence MGHYKSNLRDVEFNLFEVLGRDQVYGTGPFADMDVDTAKNILSEISRLAENDLAASFADTDRNPPVFDPETNTAPVPAAFRKSYDAYMDAEWWRLGIPEGIGGQVTPSSLVWAYAEQILGSNPAIWMYSSGPAFAGVVYDEGTEEQQKIAQRMVEKSWGATMVLTEPDAGSDVGAGRTKAIKQEDGSWHIEGVKRFITSGEHDMSENIIHLVLARPEGGKPGTKGLGLYIVPKFDFDWETGELGERNGAYATNVEHKMGLKASNTCEMTFGAKHPAKGWLVGEKIDGIRQMFKIIEFARMMVGTKAIATLSTGYLNALEYAKERVQGADIADFLDKNAPRVTITHHPDVRRSLMTQKAYAEGMRALVLYTASVQDDMLAARLRGEKDEAAERLNDLLLPIVKGYGSEKSYEQLAQSLQTFGGSGFLQEYPIEQYIRDAKIDTLYEGTTAIQGLDFFFRKIVKDGGQALTAVSEQIQKFLAAGEGGEALAAERELLAKAAGDLEAIVGKTLADLSAVEQDTKNMYKVGLNTTRLLLVSGDVVVGWLLLRQAVVAQAKIEAGATGKDLAFYQGKVAGAKFFARNVLPTISAQRLIAEGIDLDVMELSEDAF; translated from the coding sequence ATGGGTCACTACAAGTCCAACCTGCGGGACGTGGAGTTCAACCTCTTCGAGGTGCTCGGCCGCGACCAGGTGTACGGCACCGGCCCGTTCGCCGACATGGACGTGGACACGGCGAAGAACATCCTCAGCGAGATCTCCCGCCTGGCGGAGAACGACCTGGCGGCCTCCTTCGCGGACACCGACCGCAACCCGCCGGTCTTCGACCCGGAGACCAACACCGCGCCGGTCCCGGCCGCCTTCCGCAAGAGCTACGACGCCTACATGGACGCCGAGTGGTGGCGCCTGGGCATCCCGGAGGGCATCGGCGGCCAGGTCACCCCGTCCTCGCTGGTCTGGGCCTACGCCGAGCAGATCCTGGGCTCGAACCCCGCCATCTGGATGTACTCCTCCGGTCCGGCCTTCGCCGGCGTCGTCTACGACGAGGGCACCGAGGAGCAGCAGAAGATCGCCCAGCGCATGGTCGAGAAGTCCTGGGGCGCCACCATGGTGCTGACCGAGCCGGACGCCGGCTCGGACGTGGGCGCCGGCCGCACCAAGGCGATCAAGCAGGAGGACGGTTCCTGGCACATCGAGGGCGTCAAGCGCTTCATCACCTCGGGCGAGCACGACATGTCCGAGAACATCATCCACCTGGTGCTGGCCCGCCCCGAGGGCGGCAAGCCGGGCACCAAGGGCCTGGGCCTGTACATCGTCCCCAAGTTCGACTTCGACTGGGAGACCGGCGAGCTGGGCGAGCGCAACGGCGCCTACGCCACCAACGTCGAGCACAAGATGGGCCTCAAGGCCTCGAACACCTGCGAGATGACCTTCGGCGCCAAGCACCCGGCCAAGGGCTGGCTGGTCGGCGAGAAGATCGACGGCATCCGCCAGATGTTCAAGATCATCGAGTTCGCCCGGATGATGGTCGGCACGAAGGCCATCGCCACCCTCTCCACCGGCTACCTGAACGCGCTGGAGTACGCCAAGGAGCGCGTGCAGGGCGCCGACATCGCCGACTTCCTGGACAAGAACGCCCCGCGCGTCACCATCACGCACCACCCGGACGTGCGCCGCTCGCTGATGACCCAGAAGGCCTACGCCGAGGGCATGCGCGCGCTGGTCCTCTACACCGCCTCGGTCCAGGACGACATGCTCGCCGCCCGCCTGCGCGGCGAGAAGGACGAGGCCGCCGAGCGCCTGAACGACCTGCTGCTGCCGATCGTCAAGGGCTACGGCTCGGAGAAGTCCTACGAGCAGCTGGCCCAGTCGCTGCAGACCTTCGGCGGCTCCGGCTTCCTGCAGGAGTACCCGATCGAGCAGTACATCCGGGACGCCAAGATCGACACCCTCTACGAGGGCACCACCGCGATCCAGGGCCTGGACTTCTTCTTCCGCAAGATCGTCAAGGACGGCGGCCAGGCGCTGACCGCGGTCTCCGAGCAGATCCAGAAGTTCCTCGCCGCCGGCGAGGGCGGCGAGGCGCTGGCCGCCGAGCGCGAGCTGCTCGCCAAGGCCGCCGGTGACCTGGAGGCGATCGTCGGCAAGACCCTGGCCGACCTCTCCGCGGTCGAGCAGGACACCAAGAACATGTACAAGGTGGGCCTGAACACCACCCGCCTGCTGCTGGTCTCCGGCGACGTGGTGGTCGGCTGGCTGCTGCTGCGCCAGGCCGTGGTGGCCCAGGCCAAGATCGAGGCCGGCGCCACCGGCAAGGACCTCGCCTTCTACCAGGGCAAGGTGGCCGGCGCGAAGTTCTTCGCCCGCAACGTGCTGCCGACCATCAGCGCCCAGCGCCTGATCGCCGAGGGCATCGACCTGGACGTCATGGAGCTGTCCGAGGACGCCTTCTGA
- a CDS encoding SseB family protein: MYGYEQSASGGYPGDPYQQAGQQGMGGAYGQQGYGTQAGPGYGEQAQSAGQSLYPEPSPPSLADAVRAFTTGSMPMEDFQAIFITSKVHCPRGDRPGFLALHNTPTPVIPMFSTLKELRRYAGKESKHFTVSGAEVLDLLPTGYGFALDMEGEHRMVFDARAVEQMVDFTMRRMYG; this comes from the coding sequence GTGTACGGCTACGAGCAGAGCGCCAGCGGCGGCTACCCCGGCGACCCCTACCAGCAGGCGGGTCAGCAGGGCATGGGCGGCGCGTACGGGCAGCAGGGCTACGGCACCCAGGCCGGCCCCGGCTACGGCGAGCAGGCCCAGTCCGCCGGACAGTCGCTCTACCCCGAGCCCTCGCCGCCGTCACTGGCAGACGCGGTGCGCGCCTTCACCACCGGCTCGATGCCGATGGAGGACTTCCAGGCGATCTTCATCACCTCGAAGGTGCACTGCCCGCGCGGCGACCGCCCCGGCTTCCTCGCCCTGCACAACACCCCCACCCCGGTGATCCCGATGTTCAGCACGCTCAAGGAGCTGCGCCGCTACGCCGGCAAGGAGTCCAAGCACTTCACGGTCTCCGGCGCGGAGGTGCTGGACCTGCTGCCGACCGGCTACGGCTTCGCGCTGGACATGGAGGGCGAGCACCGGATGGTGTTCGACGCCCGCGCGGTGGAGCAGATGGTGGACTTCACCATGCGCCGGATGTACGGCTGA
- a CDS encoding glycosyl hydrolase yields the protein MKQRLREYRGALVWALLFVPLVLSAPVTSESAVAPSAVAPSDGQASAAARQVFDWLAQPPGPAGSPVASGFFGGYSGSTFSLAQTQRLQQQTGQSPGVLACDYGADGSSTIDTSCDATLESWWQSGGLVSVSVHAPNPAQPNLQGLYTHLADFRQITDPTTAVGAAWQRTMDQIAAGLSELNAAGVPVLFRPMHEMNGSGNKAFWWSGQDPAAYATVWRYMYTYLTRTKGLHNLLWVYSPLCNAGDRAGYYPGAGYTDVVALDCYLADPTAAQGYNELVALGKPFAFAEIGPPNNSRSGLPATSSYDYGRWADAIHNRFPATRYFLAWNDGWSPASQRGGQKLLTAPWTVNRGGIQLPPRAGTTAPVRPTRPPGDLLAGFEDGTAQGWTGDQQLDGPWAVIEWSASGSYSLKEDIDLGRPGTSLRHVGKFDLSKYAGLSVVARTAPWGGGQAGGMQAKLYVKTGPNQTWHDGGAAAIGPDGTTLTLPLTGLADLDDVREIGVQFTPAAGASGRSSVYVDDLTAARP from the coding sequence ATGAAGCAGAGACTCCGGGAGTACCGAGGCGCACTGGTGTGGGCGTTGCTCTTCGTTCCCCTCGTGCTGAGCGCGCCCGTCACCTCGGAGTCGGCCGTCGCACCGTCAGCTGTCGCACCGTCGGACGGGCAGGCGAGCGCAGCCGCCAGGCAGGTGTTCGACTGGCTGGCGCAACCGCCGGGCCCGGCGGGCAGCCCCGTGGCCTCCGGCTTCTTCGGGGGGTACAGCGGCTCCACCTTCTCGCTGGCCCAGACCCAGCGGCTGCAGCAGCAGACCGGCCAGTCCCCCGGCGTTCTGGCCTGCGACTACGGGGCCGACGGCAGTTCGACCATCGACACCTCCTGCGACGCGACGTTGGAGAGCTGGTGGCAGAGCGGCGGCCTAGTCTCGGTGAGCGTGCACGCGCCGAACCCGGCGCAGCCGAACCTCCAGGGGCTCTACACCCACCTGGCCGACTTCCGGCAGATCACCGACCCGACCACGGCGGTCGGCGCGGCCTGGCAGCGGACCATGGACCAGATCGCGGCCGGACTGTCCGAACTGAACGCCGCCGGAGTCCCGGTGCTGTTCCGGCCGATGCACGAAATGAACGGCTCCGGGAACAAGGCGTTCTGGTGGAGCGGGCAGGACCCGGCGGCGTACGCCACGGTCTGGCGCTACATGTACACCTACCTGACCCGGACCAAGGGCCTGCACAACCTGCTCTGGGTCTACTCCCCGCTGTGCAACGCCGGCGACCGGGCGGGCTACTACCCCGGGGCCGGCTACACCGACGTCGTCGCCCTCGACTGCTACCTGGCCGACCCGACCGCCGCGCAGGGCTACAACGAGCTGGTCGCGCTGGGCAAGCCGTTCGCCTTCGCCGAGATCGGCCCGCCGAACAACTCCAGGTCCGGTCTGCCGGCCACCTCCTCCTACGACTACGGCCGGTGGGCGGACGCCATCCACAACCGGTTCCCCGCCACCAGGTACTTCCTGGCCTGGAACGACGGCTGGAGCCCGGCCAGCCAGCGCGGTGGCCAGAAGCTGCTGACCGCCCCCTGGACGGTCAACCGCGGCGGGATCCAGTTGCCGCCGCGCGCCGGGACGACGGCGCCGGTCCGCCCGACCCGGCCGCCCGGCGACCTGCTGGCCGGCTTCGAGGACGGCACCGCCCAGGGCTGGACCGGCGACCAGCAGCTCGACGGGCCGTGGGCGGTCATCGAGTGGTCGGCGAGCGGCAGCTACTCGCTCAAGGAGGACATCGACCTGGGTCGGCCCGGCACCTCCCTGCGCCACGTCGGCAAGTTCGACCTCAGCAAGTACGCGGGCCTCTCCGTGGTGGCCCGCACCGCGCCCTGGGGCGGCGGCCAGGCCGGCGGGATGCAGGCCAAGCTCTACGTCAAGACCGGCCCGAACCAGACCTGGCACGACGGCGGGGCGGCGGCGATCGGCCCGGACGGCACGACGTTGACCCTGCCGCTGACCGGCCTGGCCGACCTCGACGACGTCCGGGAGATCGGCGTCCAGTTCACCCCCGCGGCCGGCGCGAGCGGCCGGAGCTCGGTGTACGTCGACGATCTGACCGCCGCCCGACCGTAG
- a CDS encoding pirin family protein has protein sequence MPAVTVENPLVLPRIAAPAPDAVARPVLAVSTALEGFEGEGFPVRRAFAKINQKYLDPFIMMDQMGEVDYQAGEPKGTPWHPHRGFETVTYIIDGTFIHQDSHGGGGTITDGDTQWMTAGSGLLHIETPPESLVLSGGLFHGLQLWVNLPASDKMIAPKYQDIRGNSVKLLASSDGGALVRLIAGDIDGHQGPGATHTPITMIHVSVNPGAEVTLPWRADFNALAYGLAGSGSAGSERRPFQMGQAVVFGEGDSLTIRADEKQDSRSANFELVLLGGLPIREPVAHYGPFVMNSHRELQQAMEDFQAGRLGTIPADSNLGR, from the coding sequence ATGCCTGCCGTGACCGTTGAGAACCCGCTCGTCCTGCCGCGTATCGCGGCCCCCGCGCCCGACGCCGTCGCCCGCCCCGTGCTGGCCGTCTCCACCGCCCTGGAGGGCTTCGAGGGCGAGGGCTTCCCGGTCCGCCGGGCCTTCGCCAAGATCAACCAGAAGTACCTCGACCCGTTCATCATGATGGACCAGATGGGCGAGGTGGACTACCAGGCCGGCGAGCCGAAGGGGACCCCGTGGCATCCGCACCGGGGCTTCGAGACCGTCACCTACATCATCGACGGGACTTTCATCCACCAGGACTCGCACGGCGGCGGCGGCACCATCACCGACGGCGACACCCAGTGGATGACGGCCGGCTCCGGCCTGCTGCACATCGAGACCCCGCCCGAGTCGCTGGTGCTGTCCGGCGGCCTCTTCCACGGCCTCCAGCTGTGGGTGAACCTGCCCGCCTCCGACAAGATGATCGCGCCCAAGTACCAGGACATCCGCGGCAACAGCGTCAAGCTGCTCGCCTCCTCGGACGGCGGCGCGCTGGTCCGGCTGATCGCCGGCGACATCGACGGCCACCAGGGCCCCGGTGCCACCCACACCCCGATCACGATGATCCACGTGTCGGTGAACCCCGGCGCCGAGGTCACCCTGCCGTGGCGAGCCGACTTCAACGCGCTGGCCTACGGCCTGGCCGGCAGCGGCTCGGCCGGCTCGGAGCGTCGTCCGTTCCAGATGGGCCAGGCGGTGGTCTTCGGCGAGGGCGACTCCCTCACCATCCGGGCCGACGAGAAGCAGGACTCCCGCAGCGCCAACTTCGAGCTGGTGCTGCTTGGCGGCCTGCCGATCCGCGAGCCGGTCGCCCACTACGGCCCGTTTGTGATGAACAGCCACCGGGAGCTCCAGCAGGCCATGGAGGACTTCCAGGCCGGCCGCCTCGGCACCATCCCGGCGGACAGCAACCTGGGACGCTGA
- a CDS encoding M18 family aminopeptidase, translating into MSHDARPVFFDRTHTDDLIAYLAAAPSPYHAVAQAAERLEKAGFRQVAEADAWEGTAGGRYVIRGGALIAWYVPSTATPATPFRVVGTHTDSPNLRVKPVPDTGSAGWRQVAVEIYGGVPLNTWLDRDLGLSGRLVLRSGATRLVQLDEPLLRVPQLAIHLDRQVNDNGLKLDKQRHLTPIWGLGPVDEGGLIRYVAERAELDPAEVLGWDLMTHDIQPPSYLGRDRELLAGPRLDNLLSVHAATAALAAVATSAAAEELPYIPVMAAFDHEETGSESDTGAQGPLLGRVLERSVFARGGHDEDRARALAGTICLSCDMGHAVHPNYSERHEPGHHPVPNGGPILKVNVNNRYATDGVGRAVFAAACERAGVPWQSFVSNNAMPCGTTIGPITAARLGITTVDCGIAALSMHSARELCGAQDPYLLASAVKSFLEG; encoded by the coding sequence ATGTCGCACGACGCCCGTCCGGTCTTCTTCGACCGGACGCACACCGACGACCTGATCGCCTATCTGGCCGCCGCGCCGTCGCCGTACCACGCGGTGGCCCAGGCGGCCGAGCGCCTGGAGAAGGCGGGCTTCCGGCAGGTCGCCGAGGCCGACGCGTGGGAGGGCACCGCGGGTGGCCGCTACGTGATCCGGGGCGGCGCGCTGATCGCCTGGTACGTGCCGAGCACGGCCACGCCCGCCACCCCGTTCCGGGTGGTCGGCACCCACACCGACTCGCCGAACCTGCGGGTCAAGCCGGTGCCGGACACCGGGTCGGCCGGGTGGCGCCAGGTGGCCGTGGAGATCTACGGCGGGGTGCCGCTGAACACCTGGCTCGACCGCGACCTCGGGCTCTCCGGCCGGCTGGTGCTGCGCAGCGGGGCGACCCGGCTGGTGCAGCTGGACGAGCCGCTGCTCCGGGTGCCGCAGCTGGCCATCCACCTGGACCGCCAGGTCAACGACAACGGCCTGAAGCTCGACAAGCAGCGCCACCTGACCCCGATCTGGGGCCTCGGGCCGGTGGACGAGGGCGGCCTGATCCGGTACGTCGCCGAGCGCGCCGAGCTGGACCCGGCCGAGGTGCTCGGCTGGGACCTGATGACCCACGACATCCAGCCGCCGTCCTACCTGGGCCGGGACCGCGAGCTGCTGGCCGGCCCCCGGCTGGACAACCTGCTCTCGGTGCACGCGGCCACCGCCGCGCTCGCCGCCGTGGCGACCTCGGCCGCCGCCGAGGAGCTGCCGTACATCCCGGTGATGGCCGCCTTCGACCACGAGGAGACCGGCAGCGAGTCGGACACCGGCGCGCAGGGTCCGCTGCTCGGCCGGGTGCTGGAGCGCAGCGTCTTCGCCCGCGGCGGCCACGACGAGGACCGGGCCCGGGCGCTGGCCGGCACCATCTGCCTCTCCTGCGACATGGGCCACGCGGTGCACCCCAACTACTCGGAGCGGCACGAGCCGGGCCACCACCCGGTGCCGAACGGCGGCCCGATCCTCAAGGTCAACGTCAACAACCGGTACGCCACCGACGGCGTCGGCCGGGCCGTCTTCGCGGCGGCCTGCGAGCGGGCGGGGGTGCCCTGGCAGAGCTTCGTCTCCAACAACGCGATGCCCTGCGGCACCACCATCGGCCCGATCACCGCGGCCCGGCTCGGCATCACCACGGTGGACTGCGGAATCGCCGCGCTCTCCATGCACTCGGCGCGCGAGCTCTGCGGGGCGCAGGACCCGTACCTGCTGGCCTCGGCGGTCAAGTCCTTCCTGGAGGGTTGA
- a CDS encoding LURP-one-related/scramblase family protein: MKYQVKERLFSIGEDFWIEDDHGAKAFLVDAKVLRLRDTFELKDAGGRVVAVIKEKTLSVRDAMKIEDARGTVIATVHKKLFTPFRDKYHVELRDGGELEIHGNLIDKDYRIESHGDRIAEISRKWFRLRDSYGVRIADGADAGLLLAVAVCVDHLVEQE; the protein is encoded by the coding sequence ATGAAGTACCAGGTCAAGGAGCGGCTGTTCAGCATCGGTGAGGACTTCTGGATCGAGGACGACCACGGGGCCAAGGCGTTCCTGGTGGACGCGAAGGTGCTGCGGCTGCGGGACACCTTCGAGCTGAAGGACGCGGGCGGGCGGGTGGTCGCGGTGATCAAGGAGAAGACGCTGTCGGTGCGGGACGCCATGAAGATCGAGGACGCCCGGGGCACGGTGATCGCGACCGTGCACAAGAAGCTCTTCACGCCGTTCCGCGACAAGTACCACGTGGAGCTGCGGGACGGCGGGGAGCTGGAGATCCACGGGAACCTGATCGACAAGGACTACCGGATCGAGTCGCACGGCGACCGGATCGCCGAGATCTCCCGCAAGTGGTTCCGGCTGCGCGACAGCTACGGCGTGCGGATCGCCGACGGCGCGGACGCCGGTCTGCTGCTCGCCGTCGCGGTCTGCGTGGACCACCTGGTCGAGCAGGAGTGA